In Liquorilactobacillus hordei DSM 19519, the following proteins share a genomic window:
- a CDS encoding glycosyltransferase family 4 protein produces the protein MNIGIFTDTYFPQVSGVATSVKTLREQLEQHGHNVYIFTTTDPNVEPNQYERNIFRFSSIPFISFTDRRIAVRGLFRAYQVARDLELDIVHTQTEFSMGWIGKFVAKNLKIPCIHTYHTMYEDYLHYVAKGKLLKPYHVKQMSRTFCYHMTGIVAPSERVLDTLDRYGIKSPVTVIPTGVDINKFGNVAADLNLREKYKFKSETPILLTLSRLAYEKNIDRLIAVFPEILKRVPDVKLLIVGDGPAMESLKEQVTELKLESAIIFAGEVDNEEVASYYHTADLFVSTSISESQGLTYIEAMASGLRVVATHSPYTDELLSDEDFGGTFSNKNELIDKIIFYLNKSKEQINQDKLGSKLASISADNFGERILQFYTDCKVLYGKESETSHSGETG, from the coding sequence GTGAATATTGGGATTTTTACGGATACTTATTTTCCGCAAGTCAGTGGCGTAGCTACCTCTGTTAAAACTTTACGTGAACAGTTGGAACAACATGGACACAATGTATACATTTTTACAACAACTGACCCAAATGTTGAACCTAATCAATATGAAAGAAATATTTTTAGGTTTAGCAGCATACCGTTTATTTCATTTACCGATCGTCGTATCGCAGTGAGGGGCCTTTTTAGAGCATATCAGGTGGCACGCGATTTGGAGTTAGATATTGTGCATACTCAGACTGAATTTTCGATGGGGTGGATTGGTAAATTTGTAGCCAAGAATTTGAAGATTCCATGTATACATACCTATCACACAATGTATGAAGATTACTTACATTATGTTGCTAAGGGCAAATTATTGAAACCCTATCATGTAAAGCAAATGTCACGCACATTTTGTTACCATATGACAGGGATAGTTGCGCCAAGTGAAAGAGTTTTGGATACTTTGGATAGGTATGGCATTAAATCACCTGTGACAGTCATTCCAACAGGAGTAGATATTAACAAGTTTGGAAATGTTGCGGCTGATTTAAATTTACGTGAAAAGTATAAATTTAAAAGTGAGACACCAATCTTATTAACATTGAGCAGGTTAGCTTATGAAAAGAATATTGATAGGCTAATTGCTGTTTTTCCAGAAATTTTAAAAAGAGTCCCAGATGTGAAGTTATTAATTGTTGGTGATGGGCCTGCTATGGAATCTTTGAAGGAGCAGGTTACAGAATTGAAATTAGAATCAGCTATTATTTTTGCCGGTGAAGTAGATAATGAAGAGGTTGCCAGCTATTATCATACAGCTGATTTATTTGTATCAACTTCTATTTCCGAATCACAAGGGCTTACTTATATTGAGGCAATGGCATCTGGACTAAGGGTTGTAGCAACACACAGTCCATATACTGACGAATTACTAAGTGATGAGGATTTTGGGGGAACTTTTAGTAATAAAAACGAATTAATTGATAAAATTATTTTTTATTTGAATAAGAGTAAAGAACAAATTAATCAAGACAAATTAGGGTCCAAATTAGCTTCTATTTCTGCAGATAATTTTGGTGAGAGAATATTACAGTTCTACACCGACTGTAAAGTGTTGTATGGCAAGGAAAGTGAAACTAGTCATTCTGGCGAAACGGGCTGA
- the ptsP gene encoding phosphoenolpyruvate--protein phosphotransferase, with protein MSEMLKGIAASDGIAAAKAYMLVQPDLSFSESSVEDTEAETKRLDDAVEAAKADLKIIKEKAAANLGAEEAEVFEAHLTILSDPELIGNIKDKITNDKVNAEKALKDVTDMFIAMFEGMTDNAYMQERAGDIRDVTKRVLSHLLGVNLPNPALINEEVVIVAHDLTPSDTAQLDRNFVKGFITDIGGRTSHSAIMSRTLEIPAIVGSGDATSAIKEDQTVIIDGIEGEAIIEPSAEELKKYEDKASDFAKQKAEWEELKDAKTLTADGKQFTLGANIGTPKDVAGATDNGAEAVGLFRSEFLYMDASELPSEDDQFEAYKQAVEGMGGKQVVVRTMDIGGDKELPYLPLPEEMNPFLGYRAIRISLDKQDIFRTQLRALLRASNYGRLAIMFPMIATVKEFKAAKAIFEEEKAKFVQAGKPVSDDIEVGMMMEIPAAAMIADKLAKYSDFFSIGTNDLIQYTMAADRGNERVSYLYQPYNPSILRLIKNIIDSSHAEGKWTGMCGEMAGDQIAVPILAGLGLDEFSMSATSILKTRSLMKKLDTEKMKKLAEKAVNECETTEEVISLVKEFTD; from the coding sequence ATGTCTGAAATGTTGAAGGGTATTGCTGCAAGTGATGGTATCGCTGCAGCAAAGGCATACATGCTCGTTCAACCAGATTTATCGTTTTCCGAAAGTTCTGTTGAAGATACAGAAGCTGAGACTAAGCGGTTGGACGATGCGGTTGAAGCTGCTAAAGCTGATCTTAAGATTATCAAAGAGAAGGCTGCTGCCAATTTAGGTGCAGAAGAAGCAGAAGTTTTTGAAGCACATTTAACTATTTTATCTGATCCAGAGTTGATTGGGAACATCAAGGATAAGATTACAAATGATAAGGTTAATGCTGAAAAAGCTTTGAAAGATGTAACAGATATGTTTATCGCAATGTTTGAGGGTATGACAGATAATGCTTATATGCAAGAACGTGCAGGCGATATTCGAGACGTTACTAAGCGTGTTTTGAGCCATTTGCTAGGAGTTAACTTACCTAACCCTGCTTTAATTAATGAAGAGGTAGTTATTGTAGCACATGACTTAACTCCATCTGATACTGCACAATTAGATAGGAACTTTGTAAAGGGCTTTATCACTGATATAGGTGGACGTACTTCACATTCAGCTATTATGTCAAGAACCCTTGAAATTCCTGCTATTGTTGGTTCAGGAGATGCTACTAGTGCAATTAAAGAGGATCAAACTGTCATCATCGATGGTATTGAAGGCGAAGCGATTATTGAACCTTCTGCTGAGGAATTGAAGAAGTATGAAGATAAAGCTTCTGATTTCGCCAAGCAAAAGGCTGAATGGGAAGAATTGAAGGATGCTAAGACCCTTACAGCAGATGGCAAGCAATTCACTTTGGGTGCTAACATTGGTACACCAAAAGATGTAGCAGGTGCAACTGATAATGGTGCAGAAGCTGTTGGTTTATTCCGTTCGGAGTTTTTATACATGGATGCGAGTGAACTTCCTAGTGAAGATGATCAATTCGAAGCGTATAAACAAGCCGTTGAGGGTATGGGTGGTAAGCAAGTTGTTGTCCGCACAATGGATATAGGTGGAGATAAAGAATTACCTTACTTACCATTACCTGAAGAGATGAATCCATTCTTAGGCTATCGTGCTATTCGTATTAGTTTAGATAAGCAAGATATTTTTAGAACACAGCTGAGAGCTTTGTTGCGTGCATCTAATTATGGACGTTTAGCAATTATGTTCCCAATGATTGCTACTGTAAAAGAATTCAAAGCTGCTAAAGCAATTTTCGAAGAAGAAAAAGCAAAATTTGTTCAGGCTGGAAAGCCTGTCTCAGATGATATTGAAGTCGGTATGATGATGGAAATTCCTGCGGCAGCGATGATTGCTGACAAATTGGCTAAATATTCTGACTTCTTTAGTATTGGGACAAACGATTTGATCCAATATACAATGGCTGCTGACCGTGGAAACGAGCGAGTTTCTTATTTGTACCAACCTTACAACCCATCAATTCTACGTCTTATTAAGAACATTATTGATTCTTCTCATGCAGAGGGTAAATGGACTGGTATGTGTGGTGAGATGGCTGGTGATCAGATTGCTGTACCTATTTTAGCTGGACTTGGTCTTGATGAATTTTCAATGAGTGCAACCTCAATTCTTAAGACTCGTAGTTTAATGAAAAAATTAGATACGGAAAAAATGAAAAAATTAGCTGAAAAAGCAGTCAATGAATGTGAAACAACTGAGGAAGTTATCTCCTTAGTTAAGGAATTTACAGATTAA
- a CDS encoding MucBP domain-containing protein — translation MKFPKFIKNLLSRDSKRKYSSNKNKKDIQPTRKNSPELKSVKENKNTVEVAPKTSFRKKDFQDSVLLIIYADEDGNELTTPQIVSGRLGEKIHYRIKSLENFDLINFKGFTKFYVAHYAILTLTFQKKIAGAIWIFCRDMDTTELILPPKLSKGYLGDAYQLYSPSVPEYSLMNVKGTIRGIRSSESSSLTFFYRRRVWLTNEQSTLYFKMKSSVPVYSSPEGRQLKITLSPQTIWKTFSVITTTDNTKWYCIGGPLWIAFDSVRMSVYSKDFTEGQHLDDSVKLASLINGTVDYIADESVFLYDRPFGKIAGKLKHGTKVQLGHTVTSDEITWYRLTSGFWLPSQYISFE, via the coding sequence TTGAAATTTCCCAAATTCATTAAAAATTTATTATCACGAGATTCAAAAAGAAAATATTCAAGTAACAAAAATAAAAAAGATATACAACCTACACGGAAGAACTCTCCCGAATTGAAATCTGTGAAAGAAAATAAAAATACAGTTGAAGTTGCACCTAAAACCTCATTTAGGAAAAAAGATTTTCAAGACTCTGTTTTGTTAATTATCTATGCAGATGAAGATGGCAATGAACTTACAACACCGCAAATTGTAAGTGGGCGCCTTGGTGAAAAAATTCATTACCGGATTAAGTCTCTTGAAAATTTTGATTTAATTAATTTTAAAGGATTCACAAAATTTTATGTTGCTCACTATGCCATCTTAACTTTGACATTCCAGAAAAAAATAGCAGGAGCTATTTGGATTTTTTGTAGAGATATGGATACAACCGAGTTAATTCTTCCACCTAAACTGTCCAAGGGATATTTGGGTGATGCATATCAATTATACTCACCTTCTGTACCCGAATACAGTCTAATGAATGTCAAAGGAACAATTAGGGGGATTCGTTCTTCAGAAAGTTCTTCCTTAACATTCTTTTACCGACGGCGTGTATGGCTTACTAATGAGCAGTCAACTCTCTATTTTAAAATGAAAAGTTCTGTACCTGTTTATAGTTCTCCAGAAGGTCGTCAACTTAAAATCACCTTATCTCCTCAAACTATCTGGAAAACCTTCTCAGTAATTACAACCACGGATAATACAAAATGGTATTGTATTGGCGGCCCGCTTTGGATTGCTTTCGATAGTGTCCGCATGTCTGTATATTCAAAGGATTTTACTGAAGGACAACACCTTGATGATTCTGTAAAACTTGCCAGCCTTATCAATGGTACCGTAGATTATATTGCTGACGAGTCTGTCTTTCTTTATGATAGACCTTTTGGCAAAATAGCTGGGAAACTAAAGCATGGAACAAAAGTTCAACTTGGACACACAGTCACCTCTGATGAAATCACATGGTATAGGTTAACTAGTGGCTTTTGGTTGCCAAGTCAATATATCTCATTTGAATAA
- a CDS encoding ATP-binding cassette domain-containing protein, whose translation MYDENAIEVRNVQKKFAEKTAVQDISFTVKKGEIFGLLGPNGAGKTTLLKMVTTLLHQDTGEILLNGFNTVTERRMARQQFSVTGQTTAIDQDLSARENLLIFARLNGLSRRVAQIRAAELLTDFDLINSADQALVTFSGGMRRRLDLAVSLIGSPSILFLDEPTTGLDPRTRIQMWQAIQKLVANGSTVLLTTQYLEEADQLADRIALIDHGEMIVTGIPKELKQKVGGTKLQFEVLDLQRLSQARNIMENIVKQHVSVDDQTLIVIFDSTGMQLVNSILNQLQDSGILITNLRIVPPSLDDVFLKMTVGKN comes from the coding sequence ATGTATGATGAAAATGCAATCGAAGTAAGAAATGTTCAAAAAAAATTTGCAGAAAAAACTGCAGTGCAAGATATTTCTTTTACTGTAAAAAAAGGAGAAATATTTGGTTTACTGGGTCCAAATGGAGCTGGAAAAACGACATTATTAAAAATGGTAACAACTTTATTACATCAAGATACGGGAGAAATTTTGTTGAATGGATTTAATACGGTCACAGAAAGGCGCATGGCTCGCCAACAATTTAGTGTGACTGGTCAGACTACGGCAATTGATCAGGATTTGAGTGCACGTGAGAATTTATTGATATTTGCTAGACTAAATGGATTGTCAAGAAGGGTTGCACAGATTCGTGCAGCAGAATTATTAACCGATTTTGACTTAATCAATTCAGCAGATCAAGCATTGGTAACATTTTCTGGTGGGATGCGGCGTCGTTTAGATTTAGCAGTTAGCTTGATTGGAAGTCCAAGTATTCTATTTTTGGATGAGCCAACAACAGGACTAGATCCAAGAACACGAATACAGATGTGGCAGGCTATTCAAAAACTGGTAGCAAATGGTTCGACAGTTTTGTTAACTACTCAGTATTTGGAAGAAGCAGATCAATTAGCGGATAGGATTGCACTCATTGATCATGGTGAAATGATTGTAACTGGGATACCCAAGGAATTAAAACAAAAAGTAGGTGGAACAAAACTTCAATTTGAGGTGTTAGATTTACAAAGACTTTCGCAAGCTCGTAACATTATGGAAAATATTGTAAAACAACATGTGAGCGTTGATGATCAAACCTTGATTGTGATATTTGATAGTACTGGTATGCAATTAGTTAATTCAATATTGAATCAACTTCAAGATTCGGGAATATTAATTACCAATTTGAGAATAGTTCCTCCCTCATTGGATGATGTTTTTTTGAAGATGACCGTTGGTAAAAACTAA
- a CDS encoding helix-turn-helix domain-containing protein gives MTKYTFEFKVKLVQEYWNGDVSYPDLMRKYNIPSMITIRKWVLQASVHGLSSLKAQHTKKVYSQDFKLFVVNYVKTHEVSQMAVAAHFGITFSRVNSWVNTFQKMGAAGLRKRPRGRPASMTKSTNKKLNPSAEEKYKEEILKLKAQLQETEMERDILKALAAMRHNQRKH, from the coding sequence ATGACTAAATATACATTTGAATTCAAAGTTAAATTGGTTCAAGAGTACTGGAATGGAGACGTTTCTTACCCTGATTTAATGCGTAAATACAATATCCCAAGTATGATAACTATTCGAAAATGGGTTCTGCAAGCAAGCGTGCATGGATTGTCATCTCTCAAAGCGCAACATACCAAAAAAGTTTACTCACAAGATTTCAAGCTTTTTGTGGTAAACTATGTAAAAACACATGAGGTCAGCCAAATGGCAGTCGCTGCCCATTTTGGTATTACATTCAGCCGGGTAAATTCATGGGTGAATACATTCCAAAAAATGGGTGCTGCTGGTTTACGTAAAAGGCCTCGAGGGAGGCCTGCAAGTATGACTAAATCAACAAACAAGAAACTTAACCCGTCGGCCGAGGAAAAGTATAAAGAGGAAATTCTCAAACTCAAAGCACAACTTCAGGAAACTGAAATGGAACGTGATATTTTAAAAGCATTAGCGGCCATGAGGCACAATCAACGCAAGCATTAA
- a CDS encoding ATP-dependent Clp protease ATP-binding subunit, protein MLCQNCKKNAATIHLSTSLNGQQASIDLCQNCYRALKEQSQRNGESNAMQDPFGFGSLNDIFRSLGDSSAATQQSQQGAPQAAQFSGNGGGRRGNNGILAQFGLDLTNEAKNNKIDPVIGRDNEISRVIEILNRRTKNNPVLIGEAGVGKTAVVEGLAQKIVDGDVPQKLLDKHVIRLDVVSLVQGTGVRGQFEQRMQLLMNELKQNQNIILFIDEIHEIVGAGNAEGGMDAGNVLKPALARGELQLVGATTLNEYRTIEKDAALARRLQPVQVDEPSINETIKILEGIQTKYESYHHVRYTPEAINAAVKLSSRYIQDRFLPDKAIDLLDESGSRKNLTIQAIDPHVIEQKIKNAQEQKQIALSSEDYEKAAYYRDQLNKLTSMKETQVDAENSPVITEKDMEKIIEEKTNIPVGELQEKEQTQLKNLAISLDSHIIGQKDAVNKVARAIRRNRVGFNKSGRPIGSFLFVGPTGVGKTETAKQLAKELFGSSDSMLRFDMSEYMEKHSVSKLIGSPPGYVGYEEAGQLTEQVRRHPYSLLLLDEVEKAHPDVMHMFLQILDDGRLTDSQGRTVSFKDTIIIMTSNAGSGDSVASVGFGAAASGNTHSVLDKLTKYFKPEFLNRFDDIVEFNALNKEDLVSIVSLMLDEVNGMMSQQGLSLSVTDEVKDKLVDLGYSPQMGARPLRRVIQEQLEDSVADYYLQHPNTKEFEAKLVDNQIIIDAPKIVNVNKQTKN, encoded by the coding sequence ATGCTATGTCAAAATTGCAAAAAAAACGCAGCCACAATACATCTTTCAACAAGTCTTAATGGTCAGCAAGCATCAATCGACCTTTGCCAAAACTGCTACCGTGCTTTAAAAGAACAGTCTCAAAGAAATGGTGAAAGCAATGCCATGCAAGATCCCTTTGGTTTTGGGAGTCTTAACGATATCTTCCGATCACTCGGAGACAGCTCAGCAGCTACCCAGCAGTCCCAGCAAGGTGCTCCACAGGCAGCTCAATTCTCGGGTAATGGTGGAGGTAGACGTGGCAACAATGGAATTCTAGCACAATTCGGTTTAGATTTAACAAATGAAGCAAAAAACAACAAGATTGACCCCGTAATCGGTCGTGACAATGAAATTTCACGTGTAATTGAAATCTTAAACCGGAGAACAAAAAATAATCCTGTCTTAATAGGTGAAGCAGGTGTTGGTAAAACTGCTGTTGTCGAAGGATTAGCCCAAAAGATTGTTGATGGTGACGTACCTCAGAAGTTACTGGATAAACACGTTATTCGTTTAGACGTAGTATCTTTAGTTCAGGGAACCGGTGTACGTGGTCAATTCGAACAACGGATGCAACTACTAATGAACGAGTTAAAACAGAATCAAAATATTATTCTTTTTATCGACGAAATTCACGAAATTGTAGGTGCTGGTAATGCTGAGGGTGGTATGGACGCTGGTAATGTATTAAAGCCTGCTCTGGCTCGCGGTGAGCTTCAATTAGTAGGTGCAACCACTTTAAATGAATATCGCACTATTGAAAAAGATGCAGCACTCGCTCGAAGACTTCAGCCTGTCCAAGTTGATGAGCCTTCTATTAATGAAACAATCAAAATACTTGAAGGTATTCAAACTAAATATGAGTCATATCATCACGTTCGCTACACTCCTGAAGCTATAAATGCAGCAGTTAAGTTATCTAGCCGCTATATTCAGGACCGCTTTTTACCAGATAAGGCAATCGACTTGCTTGATGAATCAGGTTCACGTAAAAATTTGACAATTCAAGCTATTGATCCTCATGTTATAGAACAAAAAATAAAAAATGCGCAAGAACAAAAACAAATTGCGTTGAGCTCGGAGGATTACGAAAAAGCTGCTTATTATCGTGATCAATTAAATAAACTGACTTCGATGAAAGAAACACAAGTTGATGCTGAAAATTCTCCAGTAATCACTGAAAAAGATATGGAAAAAATCATTGAAGAAAAAACCAACATTCCAGTAGGCGAACTACAAGAAAAGGAACAAACACAATTAAAGAATCTAGCAATTTCACTAGATTCTCATATTATTGGACAAAAAGATGCTGTTAATAAGGTTGCTCGTGCAATCAGACGCAATCGTGTCGGTTTTAATAAATCTGGACGTCCTATCGGCTCTTTCCTATTTGTAGGGCCTACCGGTGTAGGAAAAACAGAGACAGCCAAACAATTGGCAAAAGAACTGTTTGGTTCCTCAGATTCAATGCTTCGTTTTGATATGAGTGAGTATATGGAAAAACATTCAGTCTCAAAATTGATTGGTTCCCCTCCTGGATATGTTGGATATGAAGAAGCTGGTCAATTAACCGAACAGGTTCGTCGGCATCCATACAGTTTATTGTTACTCGATGAAGTAGAAAAAGCACATCCAGATGTAATGCATATGTTCTTACAAATACTCGATGATGGACGTCTAACTGATTCTCAAGGTAGAACTGTTAGTTTTAAAGATACTATCATTATCATGACTTCAAATGCAGGAAGCGGAGATTCTGTTGCAAGTGTTGGTTTTGGAGCTGCTGCCAGTGGAAATACACACTCTGTATTAGACAAACTTACTAAATACTTTAAGCCCGAATTTCTAAATCGGTTCGATGATATTGTTGAATTTAATGCATTGAATAAGGAAGACTTAGTTTCAATAGTGTCATTAATGTTAGATGAAGTTAATGGTATGATGTCTCAACAAGGACTTTCGTTAAGTGTAACCGATGAAGTTAAAGATAAACTGGTTGATTTAGGTTACAGTCCTCAAATGGGTGCTCGTCCACTCAGACGTGTTATTCAAGAACAACTTGAAGATAGTGTCGCTGATTATTATCTTCAACATCCAAATACAAAAGAATTTGAAGCAAAATTGGTTGATAATCAAATAATAATTGATGCACCCAAGATTGTTAATGTTAATAAACAAACAAAAAATTAA
- a CDS encoding ABC transporter permease — protein sequence MKLSVTKNQVISNVLTMTYRNLLKTLHNSDNLSDVIIQPVIFTLLFGYLFGGVIAGSVHAYLPMLVSGILVQSILNAASGSGQQLREDINGGIFDRFKVLPISPIAPLAGQLLGDIFRLLISGVMTLTTSFLMGWRPSVNIFMLGIATLLAIFIGWSISWVFALVGLLVKKAELIGSLSMIIILVMTFLSNAFIPIKTLPTFLQPVVRINPVSLTITAIRTILKTGNWSNNATMVFISGVVIIMFFMPITVFVYQRRS from the coding sequence ATGAAATTAAGTGTAACAAAGAATCAAGTTATTAGTAATGTACTTACTATGACTTACCGTAACTTACTAAAAACGTTGCATAATTCAGATAATCTCAGTGATGTTATTATTCAACCTGTGATCTTTACGCTATTATTCGGTTATTTGTTTGGTGGAGTTATTGCAGGTAGTGTGCATGCTTACTTGCCAATGCTTGTATCAGGAATTCTAGTTCAAAGCATTTTAAACGCGGCCTCAGGTTCAGGACAACAATTACGTGAAGATATTAATGGTGGAATTTTTGATCGCTTTAAGGTCTTACCTATTTCGCCTATTGCACCATTAGCAGGACAGTTACTAGGTGATATCTTTCGATTACTGATTTCGGGAGTAATGACCTTAACAACATCTTTTTTGATGGGGTGGAGACCCTCGGTGAACATTTTTATGCTTGGAATTGCTACTTTATTAGCTATTTTTATTGGCTGGTCAATTTCTTGGGTTTTTGCTTTAGTTGGTTTACTAGTTAAGAAGGCAGAATTAATTGGTAGTTTGTCAATGATTATTATCTTGGTAATGACATTCTTATCCAATGCTTTTATTCCAATAAAGACATTACCAACTTTTTTGCAACCTGTAGTTAGAATCAATCCGGTCAGTCTGACTATTACTGCAATCAGAACAATTCTGAAAACCGGTAATTGGAGTAATAATGCTACAATGGTGTTCATTAGTGGTGTGGTAATTATTATGTTTTTTATGCCAATAACTGTTTTTGTTTATCAACGACGTAGTTAG
- a CDS encoding DUF1827 family protein: MHLIDVSGSYSRKIKHELESSINHFIKIYTLGNTRVVFKKNATTSEIVISNKVRGITVEEISFVLEKLTNRSINDVTIITGNRVVDISFKN; this comes from the coding sequence ATGCATCTTATCGACGTTAGTGGCAGTTACTCCAGAAAGATAAAACATGAACTTGAAAGTTCTATTAATCACTTCATCAAAATTTATACACTTGGCAATACACGTGTGGTTTTCAAGAAAAATGCAACAACTAGTGAGATTGTTATTTCCAACAAAGTACGTGGAATTACTGTGGAAGAAATTAGTTTCGTACTCGAAAAACTAACAAACCGGTCAATCAACGATGTAACAATTATTACTGGTAATAGAGTTGTTGATATCTCATTTAAAAATTGA
- a CDS encoding IS3 family transposase: MDSLRSQYKLQILLEQFKLPRATYYDQRKRMKRPDKYKNIKLFIEHVYHESHETYGYRRVYAMALKAGYTLCRETIRSLMSLLGLKVGVYSKHTSQYSSYKGQVGRIAPNIIKQNFNQTTPLTVFHTDITQIRLVDGKWGYLSCVTDEASGEILVAKASTSPNMALIQDTLDELESWITPGSAAILHSDQGWQYQQKAYRKALNRMNITQSMSRKGNCHDNAPIESFFNLMKRECLNRIRINNIDELVKVVAEYTDWYNNERISMNKNGLTPVEYRNQTVIA, encoded by the coding sequence GTGGACTCCTTAAGGTCGCAATACAAACTACAAATATTATTAGAACAATTCAAATTACCACGAGCTACTTACTACGATCAACGAAAACGGATGAAGAGACCTGACAAGTATAAAAATATAAAATTGTTCATTGAACATGTTTACCACGAAAGCCATGAGACGTATGGATATCGACGAGTATATGCGATGGCGTTAAAAGCTGGTTATACGTTATGCCGCGAAACAATTAGAAGTCTTATGAGTCTTTTAGGGCTTAAAGTTGGTGTGTATTCGAAGCACACTTCCCAGTATTCGTCATACAAAGGGCAAGTTGGACGCATTGCACCTAATATTATTAAACAAAATTTCAATCAAACCACACCATTAACCGTGTTCCATACCGATATAACACAAATTAGGCTAGTTGATGGTAAATGGGGTTATTTATCATGTGTCACTGATGAAGCAAGTGGTGAAATCCTTGTCGCCAAAGCTAGTACATCACCCAATATGGCCTTGATACAAGATACATTAGATGAATTAGAATCATGGATTACGCCCGGATCAGCAGCAATCTTACATTCTGATCAAGGCTGGCAATATCAGCAAAAAGCTTATCGTAAAGCCTTAAACAGAATGAACATTACCCAAAGTATGTCACGTAAAGGTAATTGTCATGACAACGCGCCAATTGAAAGTTTCTTTAACCTAATGAAACGAGAATGTCTGAATCGTATTCGCATTAACAACATTGATGAATTAGTCAAAGTTGTAGCAGAATACACTGATTGGTATAACAATGAACGGATTTCCATGAACAAAAATGGCCTAACGCCTGTTGAATACAGGAATCAGACCGTCATTGCATAA
- a CDS encoding phosphocarrier protein HPr, whose amino-acid sequence MEKKEFHIIAETGIHARPATLLVQAASKFNSDITLTYKEKSVNLKSIMGVMSLGVGQNADVTISADGADETDALAAIADAMTKEGLAE is encoded by the coding sequence ATGGAAAAGAAAGAATTTCATATTATCGCAGAAACAGGTATTCACGCTCGCCCAGCAACACTTTTGGTACAAGCAGCAAGCAAGTTCAATTCAGATATTACTTTAACTTATAAAGAAAAATCTGTTAACTTGAAATCAATTATGGGTGTTATGTCACTTGGTGTTGGTCAAAATGCTGATGTTACAATCAGTGCTGATGGTGCAGATGAAACAGATGCACTTGCAGCAATTGCTGACGCAATGACAAAGGAAGGACTTGCTGAATAA
- a CDS encoding MarR family winged helix-turn-helix transcriptional regulator has translation MTNRIKAELIAGKLAEYEQLSKIYDDIVKQARPRLTVEGQGKILLALADENHLSQRQLATRLGMSPQSTGEFVSKLAKRKLVTLTKSQKDRRVNLVNLTNAGRQEIESAYQEVPPFVNSLSESEIDQLMPLLTKITTAMYADIDAANPTLGVKFHKLLASRYLKQFKK, from the coding sequence ATGACAAATAGAATCAAGGCGGAATTGATTGCAGGAAAATTGGCCGAATATGAACAACTAAGTAAAATATATGATGACATTGTTAAACAAGCACGCCCTCGGTTAACAGTTGAAGGTCAAGGGAAAATACTGTTAGCCTTGGCCGACGAAAATCATCTATCGCAACGTCAACTCGCAACTCGCCTAGGGATGTCGCCCCAGTCTACTGGTGAATTTGTCTCTAAATTAGCTAAACGCAAACTAGTAACTTTGACCAAATCACAAAAAGATCGACGTGTTAATTTAGTGAATTTAACTAACGCTGGCAGGCAAGAAATTGAATCGGCCTATCAAGAAGTCCCTCCGTTTGTTAATTCCCTCTCTGAGTCTGAAATAGATCAACTAATGCCATTACTAACAAAAATCACAACAGCTATGTATGCAGATATCGATGCAGCTAATCCAACCCTAGGAGTTAAATTTCATAAATTACTTGCTAGTCGATATCTAAAACAGTTTAAAAAATAA